One Carassius auratus strain Wakin chromosome 44, ASM336829v1, whole genome shotgun sequence genomic window carries:
- the LOC113062190 gene encoding tetranectin-like produces the protein MRLRDGCLLLGVLLLLTHTSHQQNNPRKKPSAKKDTQASAALEDLQQQIKDIVVELNLLKEQQALQTVCLRGTKIPGKCFLVDSVKKGYHAASEDCIAKGGILSTPLSSDENAQLYDYVRQSIGPDAEIWLGINDMQTEGVWLDQAGSNIRYKNWKLPQPDGSSAENCAVLSGASGGKWLDEKCREERASVCEFNIV, from the exons ATGAGACTCAGAGACGGCTGTCTTCTGCTGGGAGTCCTGCTGCtcctcacacacacctcacaccagCAGAACAATCCCAGAAAGAAACCCAGCGCTAAAAAAG ATACTCAAGCCAGCGCTGCTTTGGAGGACCTACAACAGCAGATCAAAGACATTGTGGTGGAACTGAATCTTCTAAAGGAGCAGCAGGCCCTGCAGACTG TCTGTCTGAGGGGCACGAAAATCCCTGGTAAGTGTTTTCTGGTGGACTCTGTGAAGAAGGGCTACCACGCGGCCAGTGAAGACTGCATCGCCAAGGGAGGAATCCTCAGCACTCCGCTGTCTTCTGATGAAAACGCGCAACTCTACGATTACGTGCGCCAGAGCATCGGGCCAGACGCTGAAATCTGGCTGGGTATCAATGACATGCAGACAGAGGGCGTGTGGTTGGACCAGGCCGGCTCAAATATTCGCTACAAGAACTGGAAGCTCCCGCAGCCCGACGGCAGCAGCGCGGAGAACTGCGCCGTACTCTCCGGCGCTTCCGGCGGGAAGTGGCTGGACGAGAAATGTCGCGAGGAGAGAGCGTCCGTCTGCGAGTTCAACATCGTCTGA